The Benincasa hispida cultivar B227 chromosome 9, ASM972705v1, whole genome shotgun sequence genome has a segment encoding these proteins:
- the LOC120085116 gene encoding pectinesterase-like, with protein sequence MYGLKNRAQIPSNPTSISTISTFFFIFFFFSFKPISSNPQIHQTARSLCNGTLFPHLCFSKLSSFPQLASLSPEKLAGSAINFTTREVLGAYANCTKLKTILYGGLNPTDRRALDDCLELLDSSIAELQASICDLAPPQSAARHSHDLLTLISAAMTNHRTCVDGFYNSSGTVRSRVELYLGKIGQHLSIDLAMLKKIPGVNRAPAAGEVLPEYGAVKGGFPNWVSVKDRRLLQAAVNETKFNLVVAKDGSGNFTTVGEAVAAAPNSSTTRFVIYIKAGAYFENVEIERRKTNLMFVGDGIGKTLIKADRNVVDGWTTFRSATVAVVGNGFIAKGITFENYAGPSKHQAVALRSNSDFSAFYQCSFVGYQDTLYVHSLRQFYRDCDIYGTIDFIFGNAAVVFQNCNLYARKPNSNQRNIFTAQGREDPNQNTGISILNCKVEAASDLIPVLSSFRTYLGRPWKLYSRTVFLRSFIGQLVDPAGWLEWNGTFALDTLYYGEYMNRGPGSNTTGRVTWPGYRVITNASEASQFTVEGFIQGSSWLNSTGIPFFSGLA encoded by the exons ATGTACGGCCTCAAAAACAGAGCTCAAATCCCTTCAAATCCCACCTCCATTTCCACcatttccaccttcttcttcatcttcttcttcttctccttcaagcCTATTTCTTCAAATCCCCAAATCCACCAAACCGCTCGATCCCTTTGCAATGGCACTCTGTTCCCACACCTCTGTTTCTCAAAACTCTCCTCTTTTCCCCAATTAGCCTCCCTCTCGCCGGAAAAGCTCGCCGGCAGCGCCATCAACTTTACTACCCGCGAGGTCCTCGGTGCCTACGCCAATTGCACCAAGCTCAAGACTATCCTTTACGGTGGCCTGAATCCCACCGACCGCCGTGCCCTCGACGACTGTCTTGAGCTTCTCGACAGCAGCATTGCCGAGCTCCAAGCTTCGATTTGCGATCTGGCGCCGCCGCAGTCCGCCGCCCGTCATTCCCATGATCTGTTGACATTGATCAGCGCCGCCATGACCAACCACCGGACTTGTGTCGATGGGTTTTATAATAGTTCCGGGACTGTGAGGAGCAGGGTGGAGCTGTATTTGGGGAAAATTGGACAGCATTTAAGTATTGATTTGGCGATGTTGAAGAAAATCCCTGGAGTTAATAGGGCTCCGGCGGCGGGGGAGGTGTTGCCGGAGTATGGGGCGGTGAAAGGTGGGTTTCCGAACTGGGTTTCGGTTAAGGATAGGAGATTGTTGCAGGCGGCGGTGAATGAGACGAAGTTCAATTTGGTGGTGGCGAAGGATGGCTCCGGGAATTTCACCACTGTCGGCGAGGCCGTCGCCGCCGCTCCGAATTCCAGCACCACCAG GTTTGTAATATACATAAAAGCAGGGGCGTATTTTGAGAACGTGGAAATAGAAAGGAGAAAGACAAACTTGATGTTTGTCGGCGACGGGATCGGAAAGACGCTGATAAAGGCGGACCGGAACGTCGTCGACGGCTGGACTACTTTCCGATCAGCCACCGTGG CGGTGGTTGGCAACGGGTTCATAGCAAAAGGCATAACATTCGAAAACTACGCGGGTCCAAGCAAGCACCAAGCCGTAGCCTTACGAAGCAACTCTGATTTCTCTGCATTTTACCAGTGCAGCTTCGTCGGCTATCAAGACACTCTCTACGTCCACTCCCTCCGTCAATTCTACCGCGACTGCGATATCTACGGTACCATCGACTTCATTTTCGGCAACGCTGCTGTCGTCTTCCAAAATTGCAACCTCTACGCTCGAAAACCCAACTCAAATCAACGCAACATATTCACTGCCCAAGGTCGCGAGGACCCCAACCAAAACACCGGAATCTCAATCCTCAATTGTAAGGTTGAAGCCGCCTCCGACCTAATCCCGGTTCTTTCCTCGTTCAGAACTTACTTGGGCCGGCCTTGGAAGTTGTACTCGAGGACGGTTTTTCTTCGGTCGTTTATCGGGCAGTTGGTCGACCCGGCTGGGTGGCTTGAGTGGAACGGGACGTTCGCATTGGATACTTTGTATTATGGGGAGTATATGAACCGAGGGCCCGGTTCGAATACAACTGGACGAGTTACTTGGCCGGGGTATCGGGTCATTACTAATGCGTCGGAAGCGAGTCAATTTACGGTTGAGGGGTTTATACAGGGCAGCTCATGGCTGAACTCGACCGGGATTCCCTTTTTCTCTGGTTTGGCTTGA